The genomic interval CTTGAGagcacctttaatctcattaTTCCTGAGGCTGTAGATGAGGGGGTTCAACATGGGGATTACCACTGTGTAAAACAAAGATGCCACCTTGTTCTGGTCTGTGGAGTAGCTTGACTTGGGCATTCCATAAATGAATATAGCAGTTCCATAGAACAAAGTGACtgcagtgaggtgggaggtgcAGGTGGAGAAAGCCTTGTGTCGGCCCTCAGTGGAGCGCATCTTCAGGATGGTGATGAGGATGTAGGTGTAGGAGATGGCTATGATAAACACTGTGATAATAATAACTGAAGCAGAAAATACAGAGGTAGCAATTACAGAGACACTGATATCAGAGCAAGAGAGTTCTACCAAAGGAGCAAAATCACAGTAAAAGTGATTGATTCTATTTGATCCacagaagagaaaagtaaaaaaagaaacaatagcaAAGGAAGCATTAAGAAACCCCCCTAAATAAGATCCTCCAACCAACTGCATACAGGTTTGTGTGGACATTGTGGTGGAATAAAGCAGTGGGTTGCAGATTGCTACAAAACGATCATAAGCCATGGTGGCCAGAAGGAAGCATTCAACTGTCCCAAAGAAAGCAGCTGAGCTAAACTGTATACAACATCCAGTGTAGGATATTGTGCTTTTCTCCACAAGGAAGTTGACAAGCATATTGGGTGTGACAGTAGATGAGTAGCCTGTGTCAACAGATGCCAAGTGGCtgaggaaaaagtacatggggTGATGGAGCTGGGAAGAGACTCTGATGAGAAGGATGGTGCTGAGGTTCCCAGACACAGTCACCAGGTAGATGCACAGGATGATGGTGAAGAGGACAACTCTAAGGACTGGGTCATCTGTTAATCCCAATAAAATGAACTCTGTCACTGCAGTGTGGTTCCCATCCTCCAGAAAAGCCATGGGACAGTGTAACTGCTGCCAAATCAAGGCTGTGATAGAGACAGAAcaggaagatatttaaaaatagtttacttaATTGCATTTAATACATTCACAAAGAATATCAGAagctaatatatattatttaaaaattgtgacAAAATGGTAATTTTACTCAGTATTTTCactgtttatatatttgtgtaaaaTAAGACCTTCAAAATTGTCTAAGCAGCAATATTAGAAATATGTGATAAATATTTAcctattatttatgtttttatagtaaaacaaacataatttttattaaagcTGCAGATTTAAAATTATGAGACATTGCCTGGTGGGACAGCTTCTCACATAAAGGTTCTCTTCACTAAACCTCACTACAGACTCTCAGATCCTGATTGCTGGAACTCAGATGATGGTAAGCAAGAAACAACTTCTGATTGTTGTTCTTCGGCATGCACACATATAGTATGTTTTCAACACCATTCTCTTCACACAAatgaacagataaatatacaatagCATGA from Arvicanthis niloticus isolate mArvNil1 chromosome 1, mArvNil1.pat.X, whole genome shotgun sequence carries:
- the LOC117716645 gene encoding olfactory receptor 5P67-like; this encodes MAFLEDGNHTAVTEFILLGLTDDPVLRVVLFTIILCIYLVTVSGNLSTILLIRVSSQLHHPMYFFLSHLASVDTGYSSTVTPNMLVNFLVEKSTISYTGCCIQFSSAAFFGTVECFLLATMAYDRFVAICNPLLYSTTMSTQTCMQLVGGSYLGGFLNASFAIVSFFTFLFCGSNRINHFYCDFAPLVELSCSDISVSVIATSVFSASVIIITVFIIAISYTYILITILKMRSTEGRHKAFSTCTSHLTAVTLFYGTAIFIYGMPKSSYSTDQNKVASLFYTVVIPMLNPLIYSLRNNEIKGALKRQLCKKTFS